A region of the Callithrix jacchus isolate 240 chromosome 5, calJac240_pri, whole genome shotgun sequence genome:
cctctgtcttccaggtgaaagtgattctcctgcctcagcctcccaagtagctgggactataggcatgtaccacaatgccagctaatttttgtattttagtagagacagggtttcactatgttggccaggctggtctcaaactcctgacctcaggtgatccacctgcctcagcctcccaaagtgctgggatgacaggcgtgagccaccacgcccagcctacacaCTGTTCTTGAAATGCAAACAGGTCCCCACCATCAAACCCCTattccagaaacatttttttttaaatcctgattactgtcttaaaaaaaatcagtaatgacaaggcacagtggcttatacctgtaatcccagcactttgggaggcccaggtgggcagatcacctgaggtcaagagttcaagaccagcctgaccaacatggtgaaaccccgtctctgctaacaatgcaaaaattagctgggcgtggtggcgcgtgcctgtagtccatgctacttgggaggctgagacatgagaatcgcttgaacccaggaggtggaggttgcagtgagctgagatggtgctactgtactccagcctgggtgacagagtaagactctgtctctaaataaataaataaaagtgggccaggtgcggtgtctcatacctgtaatcccagcagtttgggaggccaaggtgggccaatcacctgaggtcaggagttcgagaccagtttggccaacatggtgaaaccacatgtctagtaaaaatacaaaaattagctgggcatggtggcggcgggtgcctataatcccagctactctggaggctgaggcatgagaatccttgaacctggaaggcaacagtgcaagactctatctcaaaaaaccaaaaagtgaCAATTCAGCAGCATTTAGTGCATTCACAACGCGATGTTGTGTGACAACCACACTGTCTAGTTCCCAGAGATTTTCGTCACCCCGAAAGGAAACCCTGCACCCGTCAGGCAATCACTCTCCATTTCCCCCTCCCCTGGGCCCGAGTGACCAGTCTGCTTTCTGCCTCTGCGGCTCTTCCTGTTCTGAGCTTTGCACACAGAGTCAGGCAAGGGCTGCCCTTCACGTCTGCCTTTTTGTTTAGCAGAATGCTGTACGCTCATCCCCGCCACAGCCTGCATCTGTGCTCATTTCTTCCTAATGCTCAGTAAGATTCCTTACATGGATCAACCCCATTTATCTACCCATTtgtctgttgatagacatttgggccatttccaccttttggctgtggTGAATCACGCTGCCGTGAACGTGTGTGTGCAGGTATCTGTTCGATCCCTGTTTTCTATTCTTTGGTATATGTctaggagcagaattgctgggtcatatggtaagtcGGTTTAACTTTCTGAGGAACAACTAaaccagtattttctttttttttctttaaggtctactggtttcatttatttatttattttagcttttaggttcaggggtgcacgtgcaggtttgtttatGTAAGTAGATTGCATGCTACGGGGGTAATGTTCCACcacccaggtaatcagcatagTACCCCCGataggtatttattttttgagaccgagtctcgctctgctgcccaggctggagtgcaggggcgcgatcttggctcaatgcaacctcacctcctgggttcaagcaattctcctgcctcagtctcccgagcagctgggactacggatgcacaccaccatgcctggctaatttttgtatttttagtagaaacggggttttatcatgctggccagactagcctcaaactcctgacctcaaatgacccatttgcctgggcttcccaacgtgctgtgattacaggtgtgaggcactgaacCCGGCTGGATAGGTAAGTCTTCGATCCTCATGCTCCTTCCCGTCTCTACGGGAAGTAGGTGTCGGTGTCTGCtgctcccttctttgtgtccatgtgtactctgtgtttacctcccacttacaagtgagaatgtgCTAAacccagcatcttttttttttgagacagagtctccctctgttgcccaggctggagtgcagtggcgcaacctcggttcactgcaacctctgcctcccgattcaagcaattctcctgcctcagtctcctgagtagcagggattacaggcacccgccaccacgcctggctaatttttgtatttttaatattttgtatttttaggtcaggtcgaactcctgacctcaagtgatcctcctgcctgggattccctaagggctgggattacaggcgtgagccaccaagcctagccaAACATGTATCTTCTTAAAGTGCTGGATCAATGTCAGTTTATTCTTCCTCCTTGGATCTTTTCATCTCCCAGAAGTCACCCCTGAGGTCTCCATTGCCTACAAAGTCCTGAAAGTTTTCCCCAAAGGTTGCTGGGTGCTCATAACCTGCCATGCACCGCAGGCGCCTCCGCCCATCACCTACTCCCTCTGTGGAACCAAGAACATCAACGTGGCCAAGAAGGTGGTGAAGACCCACGATCCGGCCTCCTTCAGCCTCAACATCATGCTCAAGTCCAGACCAGACCTGCTCACCTACTTCTGCTGGGCGGCCTCCACCTCGGGTGCCCACGTGGACAGTGCCAGGCTGCAGATGTATTGGGAACTGTGGTCCAGTGAGTGCGGTGGGGGGTATGGGGGGCAGGTGAGGTGCAGATCAGTGGGGAGCCCCGGGAGTGGGACTTGTGAACTTTGCTGGGGTTAGAGAGAGCCAGGGCATGAGGGTGTGGACGAGGACAGGCTGCTGCCTCCAAGGCCACTCTCAGCCCCTTCGGGCCTTTTCTCAGGGCTTGCTGTCCCTGGCTGGGGGCCCTCAGGGCACAGTGGGAAAGAGCCCAATGTACAGCAGAAATGACTGGACCCCAGTTGTCAGCTGGATCTCAAGGCGATAAACTAGGCACGTTTGGCTGGGCatgaatctcagcactgtggaagTCCGAGGTGGGCTgatggcttgagaccagcctgggcaacacagggaaaccccctctctactaaaaatacaaagatgagccgggcgtggtgggacgcacctctagtcccagttactcggaggctgaggcaggagaatcacttgaacacaggaggtagaggttgcactgagcagagatcgagccactgtactccagcctgagtgacagagcaagactctgtctccaaaaaaaaaaaagaaaagaaaaaaagttaggcACGTTTTGTGTATCGCTTCACTTGATCCTGACTGCAGTGTCAGGCAGGGTCTGAGACTCTGGGCCTGAAGCTATGAAAGCTAAAGCTGGGGCGAATTAGGAAAGTTGCCCCAGGCCACGTGACTGGCAAGTGGACAAGGCTGCTTTCAAACCCACCCTGTCCAGCTCCAGACCCTGCCTTCTTCCTGTTTCCATGTTGGTCGTCAGTCAGGTAACCTTCTTGGTGGGAGCCATGGTGTATGGGAACCTGGAAGTTGCCAGACCTAGGGTGGGACAAGGAAACTCCCTATTCATTGTTTGCCCCACACCCTCAGAACACCAGGAAAAGACAGCCTAGGGAAGATGAGCCCAGGGTCTGCAATACAACAGGTCCAGGGTTTAAATCCCTACACTTACTGGCTGGggtcttgggcaagtcattgGACCTCTGAGCTTCAACTGCTTTATCTGCAAAAGGAAAATAGTAACAGAGgccggtgaggtggctcacacctatattcccagcactttgggagaccaaggtgggagaatcctcaaaatcctgaggccaggagtttgagaccaggctggacaacagagtaagacttgatgtctacaaaatttattttttctttttttgagacggcatcttgctctgttgccgaggctggaatatagtggtgcgatctcagctcattgcaacctccatctcctgggttcaagtgattctcctgcctcagcctcctgagcagctgggattacaggcccgtgcctccatgcctggctaatctttgtatttttagtagagagagtgtttcaccatgttggccaggctgttctcaaactcttgacctcaagtgacccacccgcctcaggctcctaaagtgctgggattacaggggtgagccaccacacctggcctacagctatttttaaaaaactagttgggtgtggtggctcatgcctgtggtaatagctacttgggaggctgaggtgggaggttcatttaagcccaggagttggaagctgtggtgagccatgatcacaccattgctctctaGTCCGGGCAACAAGACACgctgtttctaaaataataataataggccgggcgcggtggctcacgaggtggatcacgaggtcaagagatcgagaccatcctggtcaacatggtgaaaccccgtctctactaaaaaatacaataaaaattagctgggcatggtggcacatgcctgtgatcccagctactcaggaggctgaggcaggagaattgcctgaacccaggaggcggaggttgcggtgagccgagatcgtgccactgcactccagcctgggtaacaagagtgaaactccgtctcaaaataaataaataaataaataataataataataatgggccCTGCTCCAGAAGACCTATTAAATGGAAGCCTTTTAACAGGTGGCAAGGGTGGTGTTTATTACTAATCAGTAAGAATATCTACAGCATTAGGCTCAAGGCCTGGGGGAAATGTCCTGAAGTAGCTTGCCTTTCAGTAAAGAAGATAAGactgaggccgggcgtggtggctcatgcctgtaatcccagccctttgggtggccgaggcgggtgaatcacgaggtcaggaatttgagaccagcctggccaacatggtgaaaccccatctctacaaaaaatgcaaaaattagctgggtgtggtggtgtgcacctgtagtcctagctacttgggcagccaagatgggagaattgcttgagccagggaggctgatGTTGCAGTGatcctagatcgtgccattgcactcccgtctagatgacagagcaagaccctgtctcaaaataaaataagataaaagcaaATGTGAAATCGTGTGGTACACAAGGCAGGTAGGGTCGCAGCCCAGAAACAAGGTGGACAGCAAACTCTGGAAGGcagcctggaggaggtggcagtcACAGCCAAGCTCATTAGGCATTTTGTAATGCAAAGAACTTACTGGGGAGGAGGGATTTAAAACCGCCCAGACATGCCTGTGCTGCCTTCTCCCACCCTGCCAGAGCCAGTGTCTGAGCTGCAGGCCAACTTTGCTCTGTAGGACAGAGGGTCAGGCCCCAGGGTGGATGGAGGTGTCCTGCCAGGTGTCCTCGGGCAGTCCACCCATCACCTACAGCCTGGTCGGGAAGGATGGCCAGGTCTACCTGCAGCAGAGACCACGCCATGGGGAGCCTGCCAACTTCTTCCTGCCGAGCCAGACATCAGACTGGTTCCAGTGCCAGGCTGAAAACAACGTCAGTGTCCAGCACAGTGCCCTCACGCTGGTGCCCCCAGGTGAGACGGCCCTTGGATTTCCAGAGGGGCATCTGGTGCTTCTGTGCTTCGAGGGTGCTAGTGTCCAAGAGGCAGGTCGGTGGGAGGTGGGACAGCTCTACCCAACACTGCTGAGAGCAGAGAGGGCACAGgcagcaaccatgcccagcctggcccctgcctAAAGGACAACCAACccagctgcctccacctcctgcccaGGAGGCACCTGCCATCGTGCTGGCTGGCAGCCTTGCCTCCATTGCAGCTGTCACGTCTGGGATGCTGGGCTGGACCTCATGGACCAGGTAGGATGGCCTGAGAGGTCCAACAGGGCCCTGGTTGGGGAGCCCAGGTGGTGGGCTTGCGGGGCAGGGCTGTGGCCAGAGCAAAGAAGGACCGTCACCGCTTACACACGACTTGAAGACCTTTATGAGGGAATACTGTGAGCCATGTGCCTACTGAGGCTTGCCCATTCAAGGTATTATCAGACCCTGGCCAATGCTCCCAGCTGCCCTGTAACGGAGTCTGCTGGCCCCTTGAGGGGGCACtctcctaagtttttttttttttgaaacagagtctcactccgtcacccaggctaggtgcagtggcataatctggctctgcaacctccacctcccaggttcaagcaattctcatgcctcaaccttccaagtagctggaattacaggtgtacaccaccatacccggctacttttcatatttttagtagagatggggtttccccatgttggccaggctgatcttgaactcctgagctcaggtgatctgcctcccaaagtgctgggattacaggcgtgagccaccacacctggcctcatctaAGTTTTTTTATGGAGTCTGAGCAGGAATATGGGATTGATGGAGAGCAAGGTGGACCGGGAGCTCCTGCCTTCTGTGAGAGCCACATTGTGCAGTCTTTCCCAGGTAGTGGCAAGAGGCTGGGGCCCAGACTCCTAGGTTCCCCTCTCCAAGGCCATGGCGGTACTCACGTGTAAGGTGACCAGGGCCTTTGTGGTGTCTGAGCGCAGGCACTAGAGGCCTTGGTGGTGGCCAGCCCTGCCTCTGTGAAGTCATGTCTTTGTTTGgagctgtgtcttcattctcatcctCCTCTTGTGGCTAGCCCCTTCTGTGACTCTGCCAGAATTCTGTCCTTGGCACTCTCCTGTTTCACTTCTGGGTCCCTTCCTGCCAAGTCTGTTCTTACCAGGAGCCAGACTGATGGGTGAGCCATGTCTCACTAAGCCTTAGTtttcccttctgtaaaatggTGTACAGCCTTAATTCAGTGGGGTGAGTAAGCCTCATGCCTCTCCTGCTGGAGCACTAATGTACGTGGCACCATAAAACTCCCagaggcaggccaggcacagtgactcatgcctgtaatcctagtactttgggaggttcaggcaggaggattacctgaggtcaggagttcaagaccagcctggacaacatggtaaaacccctctactaaaaatacaaaattagccaggcatggtggcgtgtgcctgtaatcccagctactcaggaggctgaggcaggagaagcgcttgaacccaggaggcagaggttgcagtgagctgagatcgtgccattgcactccagcctgggcaacaagagtgaaactccactcAAAACAAACACTCCCAGAGGCCTCGGGAGGGGATGGCTGGGAGGTGAGCCTGCCTGAGCTAAGTCTTCACTGCTTCGTCATCAAGGTTGTGACCAGAAGATGCAGGACTGCCAAGGCCTCTGGAGTGCCCCATCCTTGCCTTGCTGCCCTACAGGAGCACCCACAGTCTGAAAAGGAGCCTGGAGGGTTTTCAGGGTAGGGAATGGAGAGGTCAGAGGACACAAAGCAGCAGCCATATAGAATGAGCTGTCCAGAGAGCCAGGCACGGCAGAGGACTGGACCATCAGAATGTGCCATCTGTATTTAGAATTCATGAGAAATGAGTGTGTTTTAGCTGCTcttgccacaaaaacaaaaaaatgggtaACCCTGAGAGGTGGTGGATATGTGAATATGCTTCTCTGTTAGAATCTTTGTGCTGTCTATATAAATCCCATAATGTCAGGTTGTCTACCTGAAATCaacaaaagaacatttattttaaaaacagaaaaaagaggcccagcacagtggctcacgcttgaaatcccaacactttgggagaccaagacgggcagatcacaaggtcaggagttcaagaccagcctggccaacacagtgaaaccctgtcgctactagaaatacaaaaattagctggacgtaggggcacgggcctgtaatcccagctacttgggaggctgaggcaggagaatcacttgaacccaggaggcggaggttgcagtgagcccagcaccactgcactccagcctgggcaacagagctagactctgtctcaaaaaaaagaagaaaagagaaaaaaaagagcctgcCAGCTGGGATTCTTGGACCCCTGGTGGCCTTCAGCAAATGTGGACACCGTTGGTGTGAGGGCTTGAGGAGGATCACAGAAGGGAGGGTGTCTGTGTGGCCCTGTCTTCGCCACTCAGGTGCTGCCACATCTCTCCAGGTGTGGGGAGAGAGACACGGACACACTGGGAAAAGGCCCAGCCCCCCCCCACACCTGCTCCCCTCTTCCTTGGAGAGGCACCCCACCTCCTGGTGGCCTGGAAGTCTGGTTCAACTCTCCCATGGTCGAGCTCATCTGGGTGGACTCTGAGCCTCAACCTGGCACACCTGCTCTTGTTAATCTGCACCTGCACTAAGGAGGGGGTCTGGAATTCTTTTGGGCTCAGTCAGCCTGTGATCCCACACTTGTCTCTCCAGCCTCCACTCCCACTCCAACACACAgagcctgccccagccttccctgCATGGGACCCTCTGTACCGGTTTTTCTCGGGATGGAAGTGGAGACGGATGGAAGCAAGAGGGGGCTGGAGTTAGGTTAAACTTTGCTCCCGGCCCATTGCCCTGAAAACCTCCTTTCGGTTTGCACgcgccatctttttttttttttttttttttttttgatacagggtcttcttactctgtcacccatgctgaggTGCAGTgggtgcaacctctgtctcctgggctcaggcgattctcccacctcagcctctggagtagctgggactactagtagctgccaccacgcccgctaacttttgtttttgttttttgagacaaagtctcctcTGTCGCGCAGGCTGTattacctgcctgtaatcccagctactctggggttacagacatgtgccaccacactcagctaattttttttgtatttttggtagagacagggtttcgccatattatccagtctcgaactcctgacctcaggtgatccacccgcctcagcctcccaaagtgctgcgaatacaggagtgagccagggTGCCCGGCGTTGCACACCATCTTAAGTGTGAAGCCGCACGGCCCTTCACAGCCTTTGGGGCTCCGCCCAGACCAGGAGGAATGGGGACGGGGTCTTTGACCCCACCGTATGTTTAGCCCCAGAGAAAAGCAAAGAGTGGCAGGCCAGGCAGGGAGGGGTCTCCAGGGTGTGGCCTGGGTTCTTCAGTGGGAGGGGGGAGGAGTGCTTATGAGCCTGGGTGGGTTCTTGGGAGGTgatgggcttcctggaggaggcggcGGGAAGGCAGGGGCAAAGAGGGTGAGCGgtcctccgtccctccctcttCCTGGGGGACTCTTTCTGGTTGTGCTGCGGCCGGCATAGCCGGGGAAGAGACCCTCGAACCGGAGGTGGGGTGGCCGCAGGTGCTCCGCGGCCAGAGCCCTTTCCGGCCGCTAGAAGCGCAGTCCCGAGGCCCGCTCGTTGCTCGTGAGGGCCGCACTTTGCCCTCGGTCCCTGGCGGCGTCTGGCCACGCCCCCGgagggtggggcggggcggggcgccgGGCAGGTTTCTCGGCGttccgcggcggcggcggcggcgacggtGGCGACGGCGACATGGAGAGTGGGGCCTACGGCGCGGCCAAGGCGGGCGGCTCCTTCGACCTGCGGCGCTTTCTGACGCAGCCGCAGGTGGTGACGCGCGCCGTGTGCCTGGTAAGCCCGGGGAGAGAGGGCCGGGCGCCCCAGGGACTCCCCCTCTCCAGGCGCCTGGCCCGGCGGGGCCCCGAGCCCACGAGCGCAACAGGTGGCCGCGGCTGCGTCCCGGGCCTGGCGGCGAGCGGGGCTGGCGTCCAGCGTCCCGAGCCCCGCCTTCTCGCCCTCCACAGTCGGTCCCGCTGTCCCCTCCGGGTCCTGGGGCCcgccatcctccccaccccagccccgcaCCCCGACGCGGGGTGTCCCGAGGCTCCGCAGGGAGCGGGCCCTTGCCCCGCTGGCAGTGGGAGGAGCTTGGGGGCAGCTCCGGGACAGGTGGCCCGCACTCCCCAACTTGGGGAGTTCACCAGCATGGGGCTTTCCGAAGCCACGTGGGtgagggagggggcagggggtGACCCCACGCCCTGAAACTGGGTCTCCTTCCCATTCGGAGCAGGCAGCTTCCCCTTCCCACCCGAAGTTGAGGGGCCCCAAGATGTACTCCCTTCTTAAAAGCTGGGAAATACCTCCAAAACCAGGTTTTGGGGGGCCTGTTTTTGGATAGCTATAGCTGAAAGCTGGAGGTGTCGTGTGGGGCAGACAGAGGCGGGCCTGCTGTACCCAGACCATGCCTGGGACTGGAGCTTCTGAGGTTTCCCAGGGCGCCCACACATACTCTCAGCCAGGCTGTGGGGTCTGACCGCCTCTGTCCTGGGCTGTGCCCAAGAATCAGTTGCCCAGTGGGTCGGGATGGCAGTGCCAGGAGTCCTGGATGGGCACCCTGCTCCCAGCATCCCGGAGGTCCGGCTTCGTCTCCAGCTGGGGGCGGGGCCTGTGACTGCCAGCTCCAGAGCCCTATGGAGAGCTCcctgggagggctggggaggactggcaggagagaggcctggggaCATCCCAGAGGGAGCTTGATGCCCCCAGACCTCTCCCACACCTGCTGAGGTGGAGCAGGCATGGGTGGTGCCCCTTGAAGTCTAGGGCCGGAGCCCCCTACACTCACCCTGGGTCCTCCAGGGGTCTGAGTTCAGAGCTGTATCCATAGGCCTGAGTCAGGCCCCTTGGAGTGCCCTGTGCACGCAGGACCCTCTGTGGGATGGGAGACAGACTGGGCTCTCTCAACCAGGAGGGACCAGGGTACCACAGAGACTGGAAGTCCTTGTGTGGAGACAGCTGGCCGGGCTGAACCAGGGAGGGCTTAGAGGGGGTTCCAGGAGGTGTAGAAACAGGGCACTGGCATGGCCTTCCCAAGAGGGCCTCCCCACCTTCACCAGGGTGTTCCGGCAGACTGGGAGCTGTAGAAGTGACTTGGGCCAAAGGTGTCAGGGGCTGGCTGAGACTGTGGCTTGGTGGCCTGTCTTGTTTAAACCTCTTTCAAGGTGAGGTTGGGCTAGGGGTGGAAGGACTGCCCTTCATCCATCAGGTACCTAAGCAGGATAAGTCCTGCAGGGAGGCGGCTGGAGCAGGAGCTGCCTCTGCCTTGGTCACTGCCcattccccacccctcccccatccaGAATTTCCAGGGACAAGCCCCTGGTGCCTGGAGAGTCTGATATCCTGGTGCTCCAGGAAACACTTTACGCATCAGCTCACCTCCACAAGTACGGAGGGGCTGAGATGCCAGA
Encoded here:
- the C5H17orf99 gene encoding LOW QUALITY PROTEIN: protein IL-40 (The sequence of the model RefSeq protein was modified relative to this genomic sequence to represent the inferred CDS: inserted 3 bases in 2 codons; deleted 1 base in 1 codon; substituted 1 base at 1 genomic stop codon), which codes for MTHQFTNKHDEALPVPDSVLGTGNEAKREAGSSGFRLGGDKPGPDKTLRDPHPIFLCPYNLAMLAGGAQSRLSPAGPFQGQYGKGNVEMLGRALVTEDCGLCEQKSQNISLNQAPTQGVSQGPQGGGGKEVEGPHCLNRGPKPTRHEAPWAALLGCASCQQLPRGAGGRQVAQHTGGRSPPAGTLVSEPPTVEGASAGEEVAECCTLIPATACICAHFFLMLKVTPEVSIAYKVLKVFPKGCWVLITCHAPQAPPPITYSLCGTKNINVAKKVVKTHDPASFSLNIMLKSRPDLLTYFCWAASTSGAHVDSARLQMYWELWSKPVSELQANFALXDRGSGPRVMEVSCQVSSGSPPITYSLVGKDGQVYLQQRPRHGEPANFFLPSQTSDWFQCQAENNVSVQHSALTLVPPGCDQKMQDCQXPLECPILALLPYRSTHSLKRSLEGXFRVGNGEVRGHKAAAI